In Micropterus dolomieu isolate WLL.071019.BEF.003 ecotype Adirondacks unplaced genomic scaffold, ASM2129224v1 contig_1166, whole genome shotgun sequence, a genomic segment contains:
- the LOC123964207 gene encoding trace amine-associated receptor 13c-like, with the protein MEADDGAELCFPQLLNTSCRKPTLPQSEAVFLHTLVFSISVLTVALNLLVIISVSHFRQLHKPTNILLLSLAVSDFLVGLLLMPVEILRKTSCWFLGDLMCSLYKYVAYIIPSASIGDIVLISVDRYVAICHPLHYTTRITERRAKLCVCLCWFCSVFYCSLFVKYGMTQPDRYDSCYGECVIVITYFAGAADLVFTFIVPITVIVVLYMRVFAAAVSQAHAMQSQITAVTLQSSVTLTKKSELKAARTLGVLVVVFLICFCPYYCVSFAGDNTLSSSASSYGLSLFYLHSFLNPVIYALFYPWFKKAVFQIVTFKILQPGSCEANIL; encoded by the exons ATGGAGGCTGATGACGGAGCAGAGCTCTGCTTTCCACAACTCCTCAACACCTCCTGCAGGAAGCCGACACTTCCTCAGTCCGAAGCTGTATTTCTGCACACTCTTGTGTTCTCCATCTCTGTGCTCACTGTGGCTCTCAACCTGCTTGTCATCATCTCAGTCTCCCACTTCAG GCAGCTCCACAAACCCAccaacatcctcctcctctctctggctgtctCAGACTTTCTCGTGGGCCTCCTGCTGATGCCGGTAGAAATCCTTAGAAAAACATCCTGCTGGTTTCTTGGTGACCTCATGTGTTCTCTGTATAAGTATGTAGCGTATATCATTCCCTCTGCCTCAATAGGCGACATAGTGCTCATATCAGTCGACAGATATGTTGCTATTTGTCACCCTCTGCATTATACCACCAGAATCACTGAGAGAAGAGCTaaactctgtgtttgtctgtgttggttctgttctgttttctacTGCAGTCTCTTTGTAAAATATGGCATGACTCAACCAGACAGATATGATTCCTGCTACGGAGAGTGTGTGATTGTTATAACTTATTTTGCAGGAGCTGCTGATCTcgtttttacttttattgttcCCATCACTGTCATTGTAGTTCTGTATATGAGAGTGTTTGCTGCAGCTGTGTCTCAGGCTCATGCCATGCAATCTCAAATTACAGCTGTCACACTCCaaagttcagtgactctgacaaAGAAATCTGAGCTGAAAGCAGCCAGGACTCTTGGTGTTCTTGTAGTTGTGTTCCTAATATGTTTCTGCCCATATTACTGTGTCTCTTTTGCAGGTGACAATACGCTCAGTTCTTCAGCTTCATCGTATGGGCTCTCTCTTTTCTATTTACACTCCTTTCTAAACCCCGTGATCTATGCCTTGTTCTACCCCTGGtttaaaaaagctgtttttcaaattGTTACATTTAAGATTCTGCAGCCTGGTTCCTGTGAGGCCAACATACTCTAG